From one Planktothrix agardhii NIES-204 genomic stretch:
- a CDS encoding inositol monophosphatase family protein — MTNFWDQIFDFALTTATDVGQQLILDFGTVQASEKADGSLVTQSDQWADQEIRTRIADTFPDHGVISEEAEHIFPNTDWCWVIDPLDGTTNFARGIPIWGISLGLLYQGTPVFGLIHLPPLHQTFHGFWYGASGLTGPEGAFLNGKPIHASSDTLSSNHFFNLCSRSIAIAPQIPCKIRMLGMAAYNFLTVAFGATLGGVEATPKIWDIAGSWVIVKSAGAVWCPLSPEPFPLEVSRDYGTQSYPTLVVSQAELLSVFQPLAQYL; from the coding sequence ATGACTAATTTTTGGGATCAAATTTTTGACTTTGCACTTACCACGGCTACCGACGTTGGACAACAGTTAATCCTCGATTTTGGCACAGTCCAAGCCTCGGAAAAAGCCGATGGTAGTTTAGTTACCCAGTCTGATCAGTGGGCTGATCAGGAAATTCGCACGCGCATTGCTGATACTTTTCCTGATCATGGGGTGATTAGTGAAGAAGCTGAACATATTTTTCCCAATACGGACTGGTGTTGGGTGATTGATCCTTTAGATGGTACAACTAATTTTGCCAGAGGTATTCCAATTTGGGGGATTTCTCTAGGATTACTTTATCAAGGTACTCCGGTTTTTGGTTTGATTCATTTACCGCCTCTACATCAAACTTTTCATGGGTTTTGGTATGGTGCATCGGGATTAACTGGCCCAGAAGGAGCTTTTTTAAATGGTAAACCCATTCATGCTAGTTCTGATACCTTGAGTTCTAATCACTTTTTTAACCTCTGTTCTCGAAGTATTGCGATCGCGCCCCAAATTCCTTGTAAAATTCGGATGTTAGGCATGGCGGCTTATAATTTCCTCACGGTTGCCTTCGGTGCAACATTAGGGGGAGTGGAAGCGACTCCTAAAATTTGGGATATCGCCGGAAGTTGGGTCATTGTTAAATCGGCGGGTGCGGTTTGGTGTCCTCTGTCTCCCGAACCCTTTCCCTTAGAAGTGAGTCGAGATTATGGTACTCAATCCTATCCTACATTAGTTGTCAGTCAGGCTGAATTATTATCGGTATTTCAACCCTTAGCCCAATATTTATAG
- a CDS encoding GCN5-related N-acetyltransferase: MSKSATLRPATIEDISVLFELIQALAEYEKLSHEVTGNAETLKQHLFGSPCYAEAILAEIQGKTVGFALFFNNYSTFLTQPGMYLEDLFVLAEYRRQGIGKALITYLAELAVSRGYGRLEWSVLEWNQPAINFYQKIGAKILPDWRICRLTGESLTQYGKNK, encoded by the coding sequence ATGTCTAAATCCGCAACTTTACGACCCGCAACTATTGAGGATATTTCTGTTTTATTTGAGTTAATTCAAGCCTTAGCCGAATATGAAAAATTATCCCATGAAGTAACAGGAAATGCGGAAACATTAAAACAACATTTATTTGGTTCTCCTTGTTATGCGGAAGCTATCTTAGCTGAAATTCAAGGGAAAACCGTGGGTTTCGCTCTATTTTTCAATAATTATTCTACCTTTTTAACCCAACCTGGAATGTATTTAGAAGATTTATTTGTACTTGCTGAATATCGTCGTCAAGGTATTGGGAAAGCCTTAATTACCTATCTAGCAGAATTAGCAGTATCCAGAGGCTATGGGCGTTTAGAATGGTCGGTTTTAGAATGGAATCAACCCGCTATTAATTTTTATCAAAAAATAGGAGCTAAAATTTTACCCGACTGGCGGATTTGTCGTTTAACGGGAGAATCCTTAACACAATATGGAAAAAATAAATAG
- a CDS encoding RNA polymerase, sigma 28 subunit produces MNPQNATFFPIIEATASGDDAIAALFKRMARYPLLKPDEEIELARHIQSLVKIEAQQTQLTLELGRLPTPPELATLVGVTETELKHRLQSGNAAKNRMISSNLRLVVSIAKRYINRGVPLLDLIQEGALGLNRATEKFDPDKGYKFSTYAYWWIRQGITRTIANQGRTIRLPVHIVEQLNKMKLTYRDLKQSLRRKPTQAELAEAMGITPEQVILLEQVHRKSLSLNHRIGSEETSELMDILEDQETQTPEAQMNEMMMRQDLLEVLGTVLTEREKDVLALRFGLVTGVPYTLEEVSAVYNLSRERVRQIQARAMRKLRRPNVAERLKGWIR; encoded by the coding sequence ATGAATCCACAGAATGCCACATTTTTCCCGATTATAGAAGCGACTGCATCTGGAGATGACGCCATCGCCGCACTGTTTAAACGGATGGCGCGTTATCCTTTACTCAAACCCGATGAAGAAATCGAACTCGCTCGTCATATTCAAAGTTTAGTTAAAATCGAAGCCCAACAAACTCAACTTACCCTGGAATTAGGACGTTTACCTACTCCCCCAGAACTCGCAACTTTAGTGGGAGTAACTGAAACAGAACTAAAACATCGTTTACAATCAGGAAATGCTGCAAAAAACCGGATGATTAGTTCTAATTTACGGTTAGTCGTATCTATTGCTAAACGTTATATTAATCGAGGAGTTCCATTATTAGATTTAATTCAAGAAGGAGCCTTGGGACTCAACCGTGCCACCGAAAAATTTGATCCCGATAAAGGCTATAAATTCTCGACCTACGCCTATTGGTGGATTCGTCAAGGAATTACCCGCACAATTGCTAATCAAGGGAGAACAATTCGCTTACCTGTTCATATTGTTGAACAGTTGAATAAAATGAAGTTAACCTATCGAGATTTAAAGCAATCGCTCCGTCGAAAACCCACCCAAGCAGAACTAGCGGAGGCGATGGGAATTACCCCCGAACAAGTGATTTTACTCGAACAAGTTCACCGTAAATCCCTATCTTTAAATCATCGAATTGGTTCTGAAGAAACCTCGGAATTAATGGATATTTTAGAAGATCAAGAAACCCAAACCCCTGAAGCTCAAATGAATGAAATGATGATGCGACAGGATTTATTAGAGGTTTTAGGAACAGTTTTAACTGAACGGGAAAAAGATGTTTTAGCCCTGCGTTTTGGATTAGTTACAGGCGTTCCTTACACCTTAGAAGAAGTCAGTGCAGTCTATAATTTATCCCGGGAACGAGTTCGACAAATTCAAGCCCGAGCCATGCGAAAATTACGCCGTCCTAATGTTGCTGAACGCTTAAAAGGTTGGATAAGATAA
- a CDS encoding photosystem I reaction center subunit XII, with protein MALTDTQVYIALVVALIPGILAFRLATELYK; from the coding sequence ATGGCATTAACAGATACTCAGGTGTACATTGCCCTGGTTGTTGCCTTGATCCCCGGAATTTTGGCCTTCCGTTTGGCGACCGAACTGTATAAATAG
- the ndhM gene encoding NADH dehydrogenase I subunit M: protein MLLKSTTRHIHIYTAEIKDEELVDNEQVLTLDIDPDNEFNWNDQAVQKVYRKFDELVEAFSGEDLTEYNLRRIGSDLEHLVRSLIQKGEISYNLDCRAVNYSMGLPRVGN, encoded by the coding sequence ATGCTGCTGAAATCAACAACTCGCCATATTCATATTTATACGGCGGAAATTAAAGATGAGGAGTTAGTGGACAATGAACAAGTATTGACCTTGGATATTGATCCCGATAACGAATTTAACTGGAATGATCAGGCTGTGCAAAAAGTCTATCGTAAATTTGATGAGTTAGTCGAGGCTTTCAGTGGCGAAGACCTCACCGAATATAATTTACGTCGAATTGGATCAGATTTAGAGCATTTAGTGCGATCGCTGATCCAAAAAGGTGAAATTAGCTATAACCTCGACTGTCGGGCGGTAAACTATAGTATGGGATTACCCCGAGTCGGCAATTAG